In Myotis daubentonii chromosome 6, mMyoDau2.1, whole genome shotgun sequence, a genomic segment contains:
- the CALHM6 gene encoding calcium homeostasis modulator protein 6: MEPMKKLQTVLDLYLKHRITLGYGLLTLLTASGERIFSTAVFQCPCSAAWNLTYGLVFLLVPALALFLLGYVLSARTWRLLTGCCQRGADDRDDDTGCRACCNVCCNAGRRGALVCAQLSGAAAIAPLTWVAVALLGGSFYECAASGSRFLARRLCSDRDPQCAQQLPLVPCNKAQPSDVQDLRTDLRAQSQVLGWILIAAVIVCLLIIVAITRCVSPVSFLQLSFWKIYVEQEQKILRSQATEHATELASENVKCFFEGSHPKECKTPSMKDWQQVSELYTFNPKNQYYSMLHKYVNREEKNRSIRISKGDAVVPILGFVDSHGMHATAEL; encoded by the exons ATGGAGCCAATGAAGAAGCTGCAGACGGTGCTGGACCTGTACCTCAAGCACCGCATCACGCTGGGCTATGGCCTGCTGACTCTTCTGACCGCGAGCGGGGAGCGCATCTTCTCCACCGCGGTGTTCCAGTGCCCCTGCAGCGCCGCCTGGAACCTGACCTACGGGCTGGTGTTCCTGCTGGTCCCCGCGCTGGCGCTCTTCCTCCTGGGCTACGTGCTGAGCGCTCGCACCTGGCGCCTGCTCACCGGCTGCTGCCAGCGGGGCGCCGACGACCGCGACGACGACACCGGCTGCCGCGCCTGCTGCAACGTCTGCTGCAACGCGGGGCGGCGCGGGGCCCTGGTGTGCGCGCAGCTGAGCGGGGCGGCCGCCATCGCGCCCCTCACCTGGGTGGCCGTGGCGCTGCTCGGGGGCTCCTTCTACGAGTGCGCGGCCAGCGGGAGCCGCTTCCTGGCGCGGCGCCTGTGCTCGGACCGTGACCCCCAGTGCGCCCAACAACTCCCGCTGGTTCCCTGCAACAAGGCGCAGCCGTCCGACGTGCAGGACCTCCGGACGGACCTCAGGGCCCAGTCGCAG GTACTGGGCTGGATCCTGATAGCAGCTGTTATCGTCTGCCTTCTGATTATTGTAGCTATCACCCGATGTGTATCTCCAGTTAGTTTTCTACAACTGAGCTTTTGGAAAATCTATGTGGAACAGGAGCAGAAGATCCTCAGAAGTCAAGCCACAGAACATGCGACTGAATTGGCAAGTGAGAATGTTAAATGTTTCTTTGAAGGTTCACATCCAAAGGAATGCAAGACCCCGAGCATGAAAGACTGGCAGCAGGTTTCAGAACTATATACTTTCAATCCAAAGAACCAGTACTACAGCATGTTGCACAAATATGTTAACAGAGAAGAGAAGAATCGAAGCATCAGGATTTCAAAAGGAGATGCAGTGGTTCCTATTCTTGGCTTTGTAGATTCACACGGTATGCACGCCACTGCTGAGTTATGA